In the genome of Solibacillus silvestris, one region contains:
- a CDS encoding Pathogenicity locus, which produces MKKSSPKLPLTSEERINLRKCKVKLNEIALLDITQLTECLQSTSDRAKYLRGLAQFQAIPSIGPKLAQWVTELGFYSLEELKNENGAELTNRLEEHFGYWEDPCVEDSLRCIVHHANHSGSEKNWWHFTDERKQYREKNGYPVSRPATSWHDKKDKSK; this is translated from the coding sequence ATGAAAAAGTCCTCTCCAAAGCTTCCTTTAACATCTGAAGAAAGAATCAATTTAAGAAAGTGCAAAGTGAAATTAAATGAAATCGCACTTTTGGACATAACACAATTAACTGAATGTCTACAATCAACTTCCGACCGTGCTAAGTACCTCCGTGGACTAGCTCAATTCCAGGCAATTCCTTCTATTGGGCCAAAGTTGGCTCAATGGGTTACTGAATTAGGTTTTTATTCTTTAGAGGAATTGAAAAACGAAAATGGTGCTGAATTAACTAATCGATTGGAGGAACACTTCGGTTATTGGGAAGACCCGTGTGTAGAGGATTCGTTAAGATGTATCGTACATCATGCTAACCATTCAGGCAGCGAAAAAAATTGGTGGCATTTTACGGATGAACGGAAACAATATCGGGAGAAAAATGGATACCCTGTTTCAAGACCAGCGACATCTTGGCATGATAAGAAAGATAAAAGCAAATAG
- a CDS encoding methyltransferase type 11, with protein sequence MGTSKVTEHQWNASLYDGKHSFVSKYGNSLVELLAPKEGERILDLGCGTGDLANTLFEYGVEVVGIDKSENMVKLASSKYPHIPFTVRDATKLTYQNEFNAVFSNATLHWVHSPKGAVQCIYQSLKHGGRMVAEFGGKGNVQSITDEIIKQIKNEGFEFKKAQFPWYYPSIAEYSKLMEEAGFHVTFAQLYDRPTPLDGENGLRNWIDMFGSILFDGIPEKIKDQIIAKVEINLKDVLYHEGIWVADYKRIRVVGIK encoded by the coding sequence ATGGGTACTTCAAAAGTTACAGAACATCAATGGAATGCTAGTTTATACGATGGTAAGCACTCGTTTGTTTCAAAATATGGCAATAGTTTGGTGGAATTGTTAGCTCCAAAGGAAGGAGAACGAATACTGGATCTTGGTTGTGGAACAGGGGATTTAGCAAATACTTTATTTGAGTATGGCGTGGAAGTAGTAGGTATCGACAAATCTGAAAATATGGTGAAACTAGCGTCTAGTAAATACCCGCACATACCATTTACCGTTCGAGATGCTACAAAATTAACCTATCAAAATGAATTTAATGCGGTATTTTCTAACGCAACCCTCCATTGGGTGCACTCGCCGAAAGGAGCTGTGCAATGTATTTACCAAAGCTTAAAACACGGCGGTAGAATGGTTGCTGAATTTGGAGGGAAAGGCAATGTGCAATCGATTACAGATGAAATTATTAAACAAATAAAAAATGAAGGCTTTGAATTTAAAAAAGCACAGTTCCCCTGGTATTATCCAAGTATTGCGGAGTACTCGAAATTGATGGAAGAGGCAGGATTCCACGTGACTTTTGCTCAACTATATGATCGACCAACGCCTTTAGATGGTGAAAATGGTTTGAGAAATTGGATTGACATGTTTGGCAGTATTTTATTTGATGGCATACCTGAAAAAATAAAAGATCAAATAATCGCTAAAGTGGAAATAAATTTAAAAGACGTTTTATATCATGAAGGCATTTGGGTGGCAGATTATAAAAGGATTCGTGTAGTCGGAATTAAATAA
- a CDS encoding histone acetyltransferase produces the protein MITLRNVQKSDLEELVVIENEGFTNEEAATREAFLERIKLITDTFIVAEKDGVIVGYINGPVIPLLYITDDLFEEIKENPKKGGYQSILGVAVSKKARNLGIARILINKMEQLVKEYERQGITLTCKQELVSFYEKLGFVNHGISESQHGGVSWYNMVKLQENMD, from the coding sequence ATGATTACATTAAGAAATGTGCAAAAGTCAGATTTAGAAGAGCTGGTAGTCATTGAAAATGAAGGCTTTACAAATGAAGAGGCTGCAACAAGGGAAGCATTTCTGGAAAGAATTAAGTTGATCACGGATACGTTTATTGTCGCTGAAAAAGATGGAGTGATTGTTGGTTATATTAACGGTCCAGTAATTCCTCTATTATACATAACGGATGACCTTTTTGAAGAAATAAAAGAAAATCCTAAAAAAGGCGGATACCAAAGTATATTAGGAGTAGCTGTTTCTAAAAAGGCGAGGAATCTAGGTATCGCTCGAATCTTAATCAATAAAATGGAGCAGTTGGTAAAAGAGTATGAACGACAAGGAATTACGTTAACATGTAAACAGGAATTGGTTTCTTTTTATGAAAAACTCGGCTTTGTAAACCATGGTATTTCTGAATCACAGCATGGCGGTGTTAGCTGGTATAACATGGTCAAACTGCAAGAGAATATGGATTAA
- a CDS encoding peptide ABC transporter permease: MAVSEIIIMMLVYGGLFLYTARLSSSNNKIIFYGHYVFLIVLYGLISLTIWFMYKGLENHINTHSGYEPISLTKEAIFLIVGFTTYNLILLLLSRQINRKKSSIMKG; the protein is encoded by the coding sequence ATGGCGGTCTCTGAAATCATTATCATGATGCTTGTTTATGGAGGTCTTTTTTTATACACCGCACGATTAAGTTCTTCCAATAACAAAATTATTTTTTACGGTCACTATGTTTTCTTAATCGTATTATATGGATTAATATCTTTAACTATTTGGTTTATGTATAAAGGATTAGAAAATCATATTAATACTCACAGTGGATATGAACCGATTAGTTTGACGAAAGAGGCCATTTTTCTAATCGTTGGTTTCACCACATATAATCTAATATTACTTTTATTAAGTAGGCAGATTAATAGAAAGAAATCTTCTATTATGAAAGGATAG
- a CDS encoding cell division protein, whose protein sequence is MPIIIYKQFVKAPIEICFDLARNVDTHLMTTAKTKEKAVGGVTHGLLKEGDSVTWEATHFGIRQKLTAKVIYMQQPAEFIDIMVEGAFKSFTHTHRFVEVKDGTLMIDIFEYNSPFGPLGIIADKLFLYRYMESFIINRAKELKKLAEIKGGHKWRSLKSLS, encoded by the coding sequence ATGCCAATTATTATATACAAGCAGTTTGTAAAAGCACCTATAGAAATTTGTTTCGATCTTGCCAGAAACGTAGATACTCATTTAATGACTACTGCTAAGACGAAGGAAAAAGCGGTAGGAGGGGTTACACATGGCTTATTAAAAGAAGGGGACTCCGTTACTTGGGAAGCTACTCACTTTGGCATCAGACAAAAACTAACAGCAAAAGTAATCTACATGCAACAACCTGCAGAGTTTATAGACATAATGGTAGAAGGTGCCTTTAAATCATTCACCCATACACACCGATTTGTAGAAGTAAAAGACGGAACTTTAATGATTGATATATTTGAATATAATTCGCCATTTGGTCCATTAGGCATAATTGCTGACAAATTGTTTTTGTACAGATATATGGAAAGCTTCATTATTAATCGAGCAAAAGAATTAAAAAAGCTTGCAGAGATTAAGGGAGGGCATAAATGGCGGTCTCTGAAATCATTATCATGA
- a CDS encoding GCN5 family acetyltransferase, which yields MIKKFDIRNTKNAKDLLMIQIPSYKVEAEIIGYDDIPPLKDTVNTLKQCGETFFGYYIKEELCAAISVKVIDNEVDIHRLIVHPDHFRKGIAQKLLTFIEGKYNKKTFIVATGSKNTPAVTFYKKNGFQITKEIKLNEHLSLTYFEKEL from the coding sequence ATGATAAAGAAGTTTGACATTCGAAATACAAAAAATGCGAAAGATCTATTAATGATTCAAATACCATCTTATAAAGTAGAAGCAGAAATTATCGGTTATGATGATATCCCACCATTGAAAGATACAGTAAATACTTTAAAACAATGCGGAGAAACTTTCTTTGGCTACTATATAAAAGAAGAACTATGCGCGGCCATATCGGTGAAAGTTATCGATAATGAAGTAGACATACATAGATTAATCGTTCATCCGGACCATTTCCGTAAAGGAATCGCACAGAAACTGTTAACTTTTATTGAAGGTAAGTACAATAAAAAAACATTCATAGTAGCAACTGGATCCAAAAATACGCCAGCAGTTACTTTTTATAAGAAGAATGGGTTTCAGATTACGAAGGAAATCAAACTAAATGAACATTTATCCTTAACCTATTTTGAGAAAGAATTATAA
- a CDS encoding anti-sigma factor, whose translation MGNHFKQDIENIEIPFQLHERSKKGIQEAKSEMGGTVKRFVKKRIAITIMAACLMVPTGAFAYQSLLADDLYGSFDNVKKHIANITMKSYLLFDAKLSQAKGDLGNEQFEQFKEILYVITDAKLEFGDKNGNIDYSKVSEEKLEEIKAAIYEIQPYFDRLNNQPSSKEILTAEEYEQYILALLTYETVMAQLGVSSPPKIEMIPADAQEEFLKARDILDYVNEKQIGN comes from the coding sequence ATGGGGAATCATTTTAAACAGGATATAGAGAATATTGAAATCCCATTTCAGCTTCATGAAAGGAGTAAGAAAGGTATTCAGGAAGCTAAGTCAGAAATGGGGGGAACAGTGAAACGTTTTGTGAAAAAACGTATAGCGATTACGATTATGGCAGCCTGTTTAATGGTTCCAACAGGGGCATTTGCGTATCAATCGTTACTTGCAGATGATTTATATGGATCGTTTGATAATGTAAAAAAACATATAGCAAATATCACAATGAAAAGTTATTTATTATTTGATGCAAAATTATCCCAAGCAAAAGGTGACCTGGGAAATGAACAATTTGAACAGTTCAAAGAAATACTCTATGTCATTACAGATGCAAAGCTTGAATTTGGCGATAAAAACGGTAATATCGATTATTCTAAGGTTTCTGAAGAAAAACTGGAGGAAATTAAAGCGGCCATATATGAAATTCAGCCTTACTTTGACAGGTTAAACAATCAACCATCGAGTAAAGAGATTTTAACAGCTGAAGAATATGAGCAATATATTCTCGCTTTATTAACCTATGAAACAGTTATGGCGCAATTAGGTGTCTCTTCACCACCAAAAATTGAGATGATCCCTGCTGATGCACAAGAAGAATTTCTAAAGGCTCGTGACATTTTGGATTATGTGAATGAAAAACAAATAGGGAATTAA
- a CDS encoding RNA polymerase: MNIGRLVKKAQKGNDKAYLELFQKYEADIYRMAYVYVKNKNDALDVVQEVAYQSFKNISTLNKPEYFKTWLMKITINCSLTVINKNKKVVQLIPQFEVHTGAEVEDIATSLSLRELMDTLHEDEKSVILLKYYNDRTLKEISDILEIPLGTAKSILYRALNKLRQNLKEVENYGESF, encoded by the coding sequence ATGAATATTGGACGCTTAGTAAAAAAAGCTCAGAAAGGAAATGACAAAGCATATTTAGAGCTTTTCCAAAAATATGAAGCAGATATTTATCGAATGGCCTATGTCTATGTGAAAAATAAAAATGATGCTTTAGACGTCGTACAAGAAGTAGCTTATCAGTCATTCAAAAATATTAGCACTTTAAATAAACCAGAATATTTCAAGACATGGCTTATGAAAATTACGATCAATTGTTCCTTGACCGTAATTAATAAAAATAAAAAAGTGGTTCAACTAATTCCTCAGTTTGAAGTACATACAGGGGCGGAAGTTGAAGATATTGCAACTTCTTTATCTTTACGAGAACTAATGGATACTTTGCATGAAGATGAGAAAAGCGTGATTTTACTAAAGTATTATAATGACCGCACGTTAAAGGAAATATCAGATATCCTAGAAATCCCACTTGGAACAGCAAAGTCCATTTTATATCGTGCTCTAAATAAACTTCGCCAAAATTTAAAGGAGGTAGAGAACTATGGGGAATCATTTTAA
- a CDS encoding NADH:ubiquinone oxidoreductase has protein sequence MKKIWWAINVFWIVLFGGLATFIYLREVDGAGAVQTPELRWLSLALLGVVFILVAIIQLIFLFFLKKPKS, from the coding sequence ATGAAAAAAATATGGTGGGCGATTAATGTGTTTTGGATTGTCTTATTTGGCGGGTTAGCTACATTTATTTATTTAAGAGAAGTAGATGGTGCTGGTGCAGTTCAAACACCAGAGCTAAGATGGCTTTCTTTAGCACTGTTAGGTGTAGTATTTATTTTAGTTGCCATCATCCAACTTATATTTTTATTTTTTTTAAAGAAACCAAAAAGTTAA
- a CDS encoding PLP-dependent lyase/thiolase: MFDRKKDPKVDIDFLGLDVAKKVSAFHRSFPQFKPTPLAILNNLSKEWNVSKVFVKDESYRFGLNAFKVLGGSYAIGQYLADKLNIHPAELTFDKLVSSEVREVLGEITFITATDGNHGRGVAWTANQLKQKSVVYMPKGSSEERMIHIKSEGADAFITELNYDDTVRLTAEHAEKNQWVLVQDTAWENYEEIPKKIMQGYITMVSEAYEQLKELNEKPTHIFIQAGVGSMAATVQGFFANIYGEDRPITVVVEPDKANCIFQTAEANDGKLHYVKGDLDTIMAGLACGEPSILGWQILNDYADAFLSCPDNIASQGMRILAAPLKGDVQVISGESGAVGIGAVSEIIKRSEYSDLKERLNINADSKILFFSTEGDTDAAHFKKVVWDGAYPI; the protein is encoded by the coding sequence ATGTTTGATCGGAAAAAAGATCCTAAAGTTGATATTGATTTTCTAGGTTTGGACGTTGCCAAAAAAGTTTCCGCTTTTCATAGAAGCTTCCCGCAATTTAAGCCTACACCTTTAGCTATATTGAACAATTTGTCAAAAGAATGGAACGTCAGTAAGGTTTTTGTGAAAGATGAATCTTACCGTTTCGGTTTAAATGCATTTAAGGTATTAGGAGGTTCGTATGCCATCGGACAGTACCTTGCGGATAAATTAAATATCCATCCTGCTGAGCTCACTTTTGACAAGCTTGTTTCTTCAGAAGTAAGAGAAGTATTAGGGGAAATCACATTTATTACAGCAACAGACGGTAATCACGGAAGGGGAGTTGCATGGACGGCAAATCAGCTTAAGCAAAAATCGGTTGTCTATATGCCTAAAGGTTCGTCCGAAGAAAGAATGATTCATATAAAGTCTGAAGGTGCAGATGCTTTCATAACAGAGCTGAACTATGACGATACCGTTCGCTTAACAGCTGAGCATGCAGAGAAAAATCAATGGGTGCTGGTGCAAGATACAGCATGGGAAAACTATGAAGAAATCCCCAAGAAAATTATGCAAGGGTATATTACGATGGTGTCGGAAGCCTATGAACAGCTGAAAGAGTTGAACGAAAAGCCGACACATATTTTCATTCAGGCTGGTGTTGGATCAATGGCAGCTACCGTTCAAGGGTTTTTTGCCAATATATACGGGGAGGACCGTCCAATTACAGTTGTCGTAGAACCGGATAAAGCGAACTGTATTTTCCAAACGGCTGAAGCAAACGACGGAAAGCTGCATTACGTTAAAGGAGATTTGGATACAATCATGGCAGGACTGGCTTGCGGCGAACCGAGTATATTAGGATGGCAGATATTAAATGACTATGCCGATGCGTTCCTTTCATGTCCAGACAATATTGCATCGCAGGGCATGAGAATTTTAGCAGCACCATTAAAAGGTGATGTCCAAGTTATTTCAGGTGAATCTGGCGCTGTTGGGATAGGGGCGGTTAGTGAAATAATTAAAAGAAGCGAATACTCAGATTTAAAGGAACGGTTAAATATAAATGCGGATTCGAAAATTCTGTTTTTCAGTACAGAAGGAGATACGGACGCGGCACATTTCAAAAAAGTTGTCTGGGATGGAGCTTACCCAATTTAA